Below is a genomic region from Epinephelus moara isolate mb chromosome 9, YSFRI_EMoa_1.0, whole genome shotgun sequence.
gtgtatttgtttgttccAGCCCCCATGTTGCCTGCTTTCATTAAGAGTTTTGGCTTTATGACACTTATCGTATAATAAGGTGAAATAATAAAGTCCAAAGACACATTCTTTTCAAGGCAGAACCATGACATTACAAGGTAAATGTAGCGGTCTGACAAACAGTATTAGCTTTTGATGAAAGCTCTTAAAAATTATAATGTGAGTATGAACAGTGAGGGGACAGCATGACTTTATGATGATGTCACTAACGGGTCTGTGGAGTTTCATAGGTTCAGACAGGGCTGGggaatatggagaaaatcagaGGTTCGATATTTTTGAGCAAATACTTATTGATATTGCAATGTTACTGCAGGGTTCACCATTGGTGcttccaaaaatatatttacacaatgagatttttgcgtaataatcatcagtaatgtggacaTAATGACCAAGTGAGTAAAGGTAAATAATAgtacagctagaacagtctggtaactTCTGAGAATTACattactttactgtaatgcatcctttaaaaccaggaaaagacaacacttgaCACACAATTACAATATCGAtaatctaagacgatatctagtctcatatgaCAGTATTGATATGATATCGATATATGGCCCAGACGTCAGTCCAGGTCAATGCAGAAgcaagaaaaggagaaaaacactCATGTAGCATATCTTAAGGGAAAAAATGTGACGTACCAGTATCTTGGGGTGTATTAGCCACAGATGAGGCCTGCAGGCCTGGTATCAACGCCTCAGAGGATGATAACTCAATTTCTGAAGGTAGGTCTGAACAAAGGAAATTCACAGTTATTAATAGTttacaacatatttaaaatacttCAAATATACACATGAACGGTGGTATTAATAGATATACCAGTGGGCTTTTTGTCCTCGGTTTTGAATTCGTCTGCAGTGAGGTTTGAAAAGTTGTCATCGTCAAACGGGTTCCATGCGGGCTGTGTGGGGGTGTTGGTTGCATCGCTGGCCGCAGAAACAGTGGCTCCAGCTTTGGTTTGGTCCTGGCCTGCATCATCAATACCGAGCTGTACAAGCTGAGCGGTGCTTGGCTGAGATGTAAATGAtctacagggaaaaaaaaaaaaaggcacaacatatcataaataaaacaaacaggagaAGAATGGAGCTTGAACTTATCCTCACTACATGTGCAACTTACTGGTTGAGGACAGCGTCTCCATTAGCTCCTTGTGGCTGCTGTGAGGAGTCACTCACTGGAACTCCAGCAACGCTGCTCGCTGCAGCGTCACTCGGTGTGCGTTGGTGGCCTCGCTCTTCAGTCGTCTTTGGAGAAGCAGGTGGAGTCTGAACGAAAGAGGTATGGAGTGAAGACCAAACGCAAAAGATCAAGACAGTTCATAGAGGATCTCACAGGTCACGGAAAGCCTCACAGCATGTTTAAATATTAGAATGTGTTTGACATGctattaaagggccagttcatcccaaaatcaaaaatacatattgtatatataactgtctctttaagtttTCATTTCACTGACAGCTCCATTTACTTGAGGCAAAAAGTCCAGAGTCAgatcaaacaaacagaaaaggagCAAAATGACTGACATATTTAGAATGTAACAAACAGGGAGagaaaatatgataatatttttaatttctttcccAAGCGATGGAGAGATGGATTAAGTGAACAACATGCCACTTAAAAGattacagacaaataaaaaggAAGGAGAAGTTATTAATTCTGACAGCTCTACAGAGATGATGATGTTCAGACACTGTCAGAAACTGAATAATGACCAGAACGTACTGTCTCTGCTGCTATTTGGCTGATCTCAGTGGAGGTGGGCGGAGCCTGAGCAGCTGGTGGCTGAgttatctgctgctgctgctgctgctgctgagataTAGGCGGCTGACCAGGGGCCGGTTTGCTGGGCGAAGGCTGAGCCGCTGGCTGCTGAGCCTGCTTGCGTCGAGCTGGGCGTTGAGGAGGGGCCGGGCTCGACGGAGTCTGTGCTCCCTGCTGGGAGGTGGCGCTGGCCGCGGATGTGGGTGTGGTCTGTTGCTGAACTATTGGCTGTGCTTGTGGTTGGACGTCGGCCTTGGTGACTGGTGACACCGCTGCCGCTGTTGTTGCTGCAGtctctgctgctggagctgcGGCTGGCTGCATCAGCGATCACAAAAATATGAGAGAATCTGTCGTCACTTATAAGGTTATGGTTGAAACCATCTTAACTAAGTTTGTGCTCCTGTCTTTTGGGCTTATTTTTTGACCGTTTTCATACAGAAAAATCAGAGTTTGTATTAATTTGCACCTGTAAAAAgctcctgtgtgtgttcagtgtcatTTGTCAGTACGTACCTGCTTCTGCGGAGCCACAGCCTGACTTGAATTGTTTTGTGactggatgagaggcaaaactGAACTCTGTGCCTTCTGtgactgcagagctgcagctggctgaGAGAGGTTTAAGCTGACTCCTGTGGGATGTTAAAAAGAGCACAGACTACACATCACTCAACAGCGTGGAACATTTTTTAATCTTAATACTGATACAGATGTGCAACACAGTGAAAATCAAGATACACAGGAGCATCAGGAGCATTTCGGGGGATTATATAATCTGTGaaatgctgattaaaaaaaaaaaaaaaaaggtaagtgATTTGTAACAGGTACAAAAACTGATATCAGCTGAAGCAGTGTGGAGAGAATCATTACATAATCACTTTGGGCCTGTGGTTAGATTGATTTAATTTGCATGAGTCTTAACCTGCATGCTGTGGGAGGGTGTTGTAGTACATGGGCTTATATGGACATGTTCAGATATTAATGGATCTGgggaacaggtgagcaggtATGTGCTTTGCTGGGGGCCAGGACCTCTGGGAGAGTTTGCTGGAAAGACAATCTTAGCTCTTggaacaaacaaaatgtttatccAGGTAGGTTGGAAGACAATGACCGGAAAGGGCCATGGGTGTGATGACAACGGAAGCTATTATCAGATAAAGATGGGAGGGGGTGAACTGCAGATAAAAGAgaggtgaatgtgtgtgttgactgGATCTGTCAGACCAAGCACAAAGTCAAGCAGAAAGCTATTTAATTATAATCCTGTTGAACTCCTGTCTTTATGCACATCTTTATCcaaaatctgtttgtttgtcctaTGACGAGTAGGAGAATAAGGACGAAGTGCTGTACATACCCACAGGCTGAGCTGCACCACCAGGGAGATTAGCCCGCTTGCGAGGGGTGAGAGCAGCAGGCTGGATGGGTAGGATGCCAGCCGCAGGCTGGGTATGTGCTGCTTTGGGCCTCTGGCGAGGGGTGATGGAGGTTTCAGTGGTGGGAATTGGATCCGTCAGTCTGGCAACAAAGGGAGCATGTTGGCCTTCTTGTTAATCATGGCAAATAGTGTTAACATCATTATTTAATGAGTATCAGAATACTGACGGCACCTAATTACTTCCTCAAAATGTCGTGTTACTACAGCTTTAATGGTGATACAGTGTAAGCAGGTCATGCTTGCCTGGGTTTAGCCTGGCTCTTCTTCGCGGCTGCAGCCTCACTCGCTTTGATTGGCTCAGGAAGTTTAGAAGGAATCTGAGAATTCTGGATAAtggaaggaaaaaaggaaatttacagaaatgtatgtCAAATTTCCACAAGACAGCATCACTGACAATGGTTCAGACACAATTTGACAATGAAAACTTCCTGATTCTTGCACTTCATCAGTTCTAACAaggttttttttactgtttgcaGCTGATGTATTACTGCAGATTTTCCACAGTGTGACAAGTGCCCGCTCAGGCAGACAACCCGTAGCAGATTCTACTGAATACGACATGAAAATCAATCCCTGATGAGAGAAAGCCAAGCATTTCCAGATATTTCAGCTGACTCCGGTGCTGAGGGAGACTGACCTTCACATTCTGAACAGGGCAGGTCCGCTGAGCTAGTTTAAAAGCAAAGTAGGACACCTGGTAGATATCTGGTCTTTTGTCTGGGTCTGGCTCCAGCATGTACCCTGAAAAAACACCACGAAGAAACAAGAGTGGGACTCAAAACGTGGAGAGTTATTATAGTCAGTGACTAGATATTCATATTCAACCATAAgtgcatgtgtctgtgaaaACTGCATTTGAGGTTGTTGAAAACATTCATTATTGTTTAAGACAGACTCACGAATGAGGCAGTGAAGATCATAAGAGTAGCGGGAGTTGTCTGGAATGGTGAAGCTGCCATCACAGATGGCCACCTGGCTTTCACCAAAGGGCAGAGTGAAGAAGCAGAGTTTGTACAGCAAACAGCCCAGCGCCTGGAGAAGACAATCACATGCACGCCCGCCAGTAAACACAGACAAGGGCACGAGGAGAGGAGAAGATTAATAAAGAGTATcaataatacaaaacaaatatcctttttttctgtaaataaaAGCTGGAATAACATTAAAAACTATATATAAAGTCAACAACttctattttttaaacaaaaaacaatcactaATACTCATACATCTGCTACTTGACAAGCCTACAGGTTAAAAAGAATAGGTTAGATAGTCTGAAGTTGGGTTGTTTGAGGTAGTAACTCACTGTCAGTGTATTATCTACAgcagatgtcagttggcacacccccagtttggtgaagcaggcaggagtacagACGCAGAAGCTCAGCGATGTACTGCTGtgtaacatattttagccacttaaaaaaatcattatcagtttaagtgtacactatattttgcatattttcGCTGCTTTAACTTGTCATCAGGCAGTGATTTCTGACACGTAACTGAAGCCGTTACATCACTCTCTTCaaggccagactccattaagaataaacattaatttaacgtcacagaacacaggagctgctggtctacctctgccttgATTGATTCATCTGTTTGTGCTTTTTTGTGACGTCAGCATTTAAgagttagttcagattcaccaaaatcacagaataacaaatacaaacttactgattgaggcagcagtagaccagcaactcctgtgttctgtgagctaaaattactgttttcccaatggagtctggtggctttgatgagagcatagatggggaagcTGTTAATGGCTTCCCCATCGAAAAGGGCTGCCTGCGTCAGGGTAAAGCGGTAAACAATATTTTGAGTATGGCATACTAAACTGTTATTGACATTtgaggtggctaaaatacgtttggCAGCTGCCAAAGCACCACATTTCTTAGCTCCCATGTTGGTACTCCTGCCCCGTTCTCCAATATGGGGGTGTGCCGACCGACATCTAaagtatgtaatacactgactatgggcccacttcaaaagatctgaactatccctttaatatttcttctcttcctcctgtcCCATGGGTCACTATGTCAAACTTGActgtaaaacatacagtaacCATGAATAATTAATATTAGTTGAACACAGTATACCATAATCAATACTCTGATCATGTTTTACATCAGTAGAGGTTATGGTTTagttttacaatatatatacagtatgtgttgctGCTCTGTAAGCTCTTCTGCACCCTCGTCATGATTATTACGGATCTGTCTGCCCTCTGCACTCACCCAGATATCTGCTTTTGTAGTGATAATCTTGTTATTGTAGAGGTTCACCATCTCTGGGGCGCGATATGATAAAGTGGTGTACCTGGAAGGAAACGGAAATAAATGAGCAAGAATAAAACAGGACAAAATTAGTACGAATACCACCCATTTTGATGTggcagtgaaataaaaacagcctACACAGTATTATGTGCTCATAAAGGCTAATGAAAGTAGTGATTTCATCCATTACAAATTACATTCTGCATCAAGCAAGACCTGTTTTGCACACGTGTCAAAATATTCACGGCGCTGGGCAGAGCTGCCATACGAGGATGAGGTGAAAATTTCAATGAGTCTATAGAATAACAGCAACAGCTGCTCATGAATGAAGAACTGCTGACGGTTTCTGTGCAGCTGTACCTACAGGGAGTGCTAATGAACGAAAGCTGAACAACGACGAAAAGAGGCACAAACTTTTTGATCTCTTCCTCCACGGCGGCCACTCCTTCGGTCTGTGGGCTCTGGAACTTGTTGGTGGCgctgccaaagtcacacagcacATAATGACCCTTGTCATGCAGGAGGATGTTCTCCACCTAGATATACAAGACGCACACAGACAGCTTTGTCTGAGAAACACGGGGGTTATACATGAAAGCACCCAATTTGTGATTGGAGGCGGAGCAGTGCTGTAACTGACACATTCTGCAAAGTCTCACTTCCTGCAACGTGTACACTCGAGATAATGATGAATATAAATACCAAGGTGAGGGCACCTTCACATTATGACATGCAGATTTAGTCAGTCCCTTTCATTATGCTCCAACACACTCCTAAACGTTTCAGGTGTTTGAGTAAATCAAGAGATCTACACTGCAATAAAATGTCATGTTTCCACCTGGATTAAATCTACTGAGTGACAGCAACTTAAAATTAATGCAACAACCACACTGCAGTTGACAACGCTCTGCAGAAATGCAAAGACATTTCACATATTTTGACAGCTGACAATCTCCTTCCCCCTCCTATTAGAGCTATCCATAATTAAACACAGCTTCAGCTCACACAAACATATCAATCATGACTCTTCAAACACACAGCATGGTGATCCACAGTAGGTGTTGCCCCTGGGCTGCCTGTCCTCACCTCCACACTGCAGAGCGGAGCATTACACAGAAAAAAGAAGTGGCAAAAAGTGTCACCTTAAGGTCT
It encodes:
- the LOC126395355 gene encoding AP2-associated protein kinase 1-like isoform X3 produces the protein MRKFFDSRRELVSSGPGSGGGGSSSGSSHAGGNFIGRAFTVGRHQVTVEEIIAEGGFAIVFLVRTNQGVRCALKRMYVNNEHDLQVCKCEIQIMKDLVGHKNIVGYLDSSITAMGSRDVWEVFILMDFCKGGQVVNLMNQRLQTGFTEAEVLQIFCDTCDAVSRLHQRKTPIIHRDLKVENILLHDKGHYVLCDFGSATNKFQSPQTEGVAAVEEEIKKYTTLSYRAPEMVNLYNNKIITTKADIWALGCLLYKLCFFTLPFGESQVAICDGSFTIPDNSRYSYDLHCLIRYMLEPDPDKRPDIYQVSYFAFKLAQRTCPVQNVKNSQIPSKLPEPIKASEAAAAKKSQAKPRLTDPIPTTETSITPRQRPKAAHTQPAAGILPIQPAALTPRKRANLPGGAAQPVGVSLNLSQPAAALQSQKAQSSVLPLIQSQNNSSQAVAPQKQPAAAPAAETAATTAAAVSPVTKADVQPQAQPIVQQQTTPTSAASATSQQGAQTPSSPAPPQRPARRKQAQQPAAQPSPSKPAPGQPPISQQQQQQQQITQPPAAQAPPTSTEISQIAAETTPPASPKTTEERGHQRTPSDAAASSVAGVPVSDSSQQPQGANGDAVLNQSFTSQPSTAQLVQLGIDDAGQDQTKAGATVSAASDATNTPTQPAWNPFDDDNFSNLTADEFKTEDKKPTDLPSEIELSSSEALIPGLQASSVANTPQDTVEKPSSILDVDSGASLLAVPDPFGLELSDAPEKLIEGLKSPDTSSLMLPDLLSLSDPFGGSVEESAKDPLAADDTLLGCSLISGPSAPPAASSATSSVSSAPTSAASALDDFSLLSGDCAQPIADSSLLISDFEPQQAAAEAGTEDEFDPIPVTGRKNSQVSGGHSRSNSGGSESSLPSLARSLLLVDQLIDL